One genomic region from Halomicrobium zhouii encodes:
- a CDS encoding aldo/keto reductase, protein MEYKRLGTTGLEVSPICFGTWRFGKEHEDSGVMETDREGAHELLDAFADRGGNFIDTANGYGEGRSEKWIGEWLADRDREDFVIASKCYWSDVSRFQENLSRKNVRAEVEGSLEKLDTDYLDILYLHRFDDETPIERTLRTVDDLISEGKVHYVGISTCDAWKLAKGLWKADVENYEAFTVTQPQYSATHRDPVANYLDVCADQDLAVCPYSPLHGGFLTGKYERVGDGEVEAPDGSRADLDEHFEDWYLSERAWDVLDEVRAVADEADATPAQVSLRWLMDHERFTCVPIIGARTVDQLDENLGAVDVELTDEQFERIDAAGQADA, encoded by the coding sequence ATGGAGTACAAACGACTCGGTACCACGGGACTGGAAGTCTCACCCATCTGCTTCGGCACCTGGCGCTTCGGCAAGGAACACGAGGACAGCGGGGTAATGGAGACCGACCGCGAGGGCGCTCACGAATTGCTCGACGCCTTCGCCGACCGCGGGGGGAACTTCATCGACACCGCGAACGGCTACGGCGAGGGCCGCAGCGAGAAATGGATCGGCGAGTGGCTCGCGGACCGCGACCGCGAGGACTTCGTGATCGCGTCGAAGTGCTACTGGTCCGACGTCTCGCGCTTCCAGGAGAACCTCTCGCGCAAGAACGTCCGCGCCGAAGTCGAGGGGTCGCTCGAAAAGCTGGACACCGACTACCTCGATATCCTCTACCTGCACCGGTTCGACGACGAGACGCCCATCGAGCGCACCCTGCGCACCGTCGACGACCTGATCAGCGAGGGCAAGGTCCACTACGTCGGCATCTCGACGTGCGACGCCTGGAAGCTCGCGAAGGGCCTCTGGAAAGCCGACGTCGAGAACTACGAAGCGTTCACCGTCACGCAGCCCCAGTACTCGGCCACCCACCGCGACCCCGTCGCAAACTATCTGGACGTCTGCGCCGACCAGGACCTCGCAGTGTGTCCCTACTCGCCGCTCCACGGCGGCTTCCTCACCGGCAAGTACGAGCGCGTCGGCGACGGCGAAGTGGAGGCCCCCGACGGCTCCCGGGCCGACCTGGACGAGCACTTCGAGGACTGGTACCTCTCGGAGCGGGCCTGGGACGTCCTCGACGAGGTCCGCGCGGTCGCCGACGAGGCCGACGCGACGCCGGCTCAGGTCTCCCTGCGCTGGTTGATGGACCACGAGCGATTCACCTGCGTGCCGATCATCGGCGCACGGACCGTCGACCAGCTGGACGAGAATCTCGGCGCTGTCGACGTGGAACTCACCGACGAGCAGTTCGAGCGCATCGACGCGGCCGGGCAGGCAGACGCGTAA
- a CDS encoding RtcB family protein, whose protein sequence is MAIELTGAHTTARVLVDDDSLSEDDSLAENDSLSEDDSLSGDESLVEESALAQIQELIDHPAFTEPVRIMPDTHVGAGAPIGFTMPLAERIVPNIVGVDVGCGMAAANLGDELPLADAERERRVREAVPMGRNVHDYDDAPHLVNEFPFERANRVFERFDEAFEARFGEHVDPIEFDFEGYDGKYFEALCERVLASQRQGMGHVIQSAGTLGGGNHFVEFARAREAGDYWLVVHSGSRYLGKSVAEYWQARASDRRSVEQIREAIPDGYGDYLKFDPETVEGRDLYEWVTGGKGESHIRKQRVRDDFEGSDIEDAFDALSKLRPSDVVADDDDSDNSGDAADSRNTDLDWLEGREAHGYYVDMLFAQQYARWNRERMVDAICEALGVEPADRFQSIHNYVDFADMTIRKGATPAREGQRLVVPFNMADGSLLARGKGNDEYHQTAPHGAGRTMSRGAANETIGMDEFADAMDGIYSESVVEAVRDEAPMAYKPAEAIAEAIEPTAEVVDWLEPVHNLKATE, encoded by the coding sequence ATGGCGATAGAGCTGACGGGCGCGCACACGACGGCGCGCGTGCTGGTCGACGACGACTCGCTGTCCGAAGACGACTCACTGGCCGAGAACGACTCGCTGTCCGAAGACGATTCACTGTCCGGGGACGAGTCGCTGGTCGAAGAGTCGGCGCTGGCCCAGATCCAGGAGCTGATCGACCACCCGGCGTTCACCGAGCCGGTACGCATCATGCCGGACACCCACGTCGGTGCCGGCGCGCCGATCGGCTTCACTATGCCGCTGGCCGAGCGCATCGTGCCGAACATCGTCGGGGTCGACGTGGGCTGTGGGATGGCGGCAGCGAACCTCGGTGACGAACTTCCCCTCGCCGACGCGGAGCGCGAGCGGCGCGTCCGCGAGGCAGTTCCGATGGGCCGCAACGTCCACGACTACGACGACGCACCCCACCTGGTGAACGAGTTCCCGTTCGAGCGGGCCAACCGCGTCTTCGAGCGGTTCGACGAGGCCTTCGAAGCCCGGTTCGGCGAGCACGTCGACCCCATCGAGTTCGACTTCGAGGGGTACGACGGGAAGTACTTCGAGGCGCTCTGCGAGCGCGTGCTGGCCAGCCAGCGCCAGGGGATGGGGCACGTCATCCAGAGCGCCGGCACCCTCGGTGGCGGCAATCACTTCGTCGAGTTCGCCCGCGCCAGGGAGGCGGGCGACTACTGGCTGGTCGTCCACAGCGGGTCGCGTTACCTGGGGAAGTCCGTCGCCGAGTACTGGCAGGCCAGGGCCTCGGACCGGCGGAGCGTCGAGCAGATCCGCGAGGCGATTCCCGACGGCTACGGCGACTACCTCAAGTTCGACCCGGAAACGGTCGAGGGCCGCGACCTCTACGAGTGGGTCACGGGCGGCAAGGGCGAGTCACACATCCGGAAACAGCGAGTCCGCGACGACTTCGAGGGGAGCGACATCGAGGACGCCTTCGACGCGCTGTCGAAGCTCCGGCCGAGCGACGTCGTGGCCGACGACGATGACAGTGACAATAGCGGCGACGCCGCCGACTCTCGCAACACCGACCTCGACTGGCTCGAAGGCCGGGAGGCCCACGGCTACTACGTCGACATGCTGTTCGCCCAGCAGTACGCGCGCTGGAACCGCGAGCGAATGGTCGACGCCATCTGTGAGGCACTCGGCGTCGAACCGGCCGATCGGTTCCAGTCCATCCACAACTACGTCGACTTCGCGGACATGACGATTCGCAAGGGCGCGACGCCCGCCCGCGAGGGCCAGCGCCTGGTCGTCCCGTTCAACATGGCCGACGGCTCGCTGCTGGCCCGGGGGAAGGGCAACGACGAGTACCACCAGACCGCGCCACACGGCGCTGGCCGAACGATGAGCCGCGGCGCCGCCAACGAAACCATCGGGATGGACGAGTTCGCCGACGCGATGGACGGTATCTACTCCGAATCGGTCGTCGAGGCGGTCCGCGACGAGGCACCGATGGCCTACAAGCCCGCCGAGGCCATCGCAGAGGCCATCGAACCGACCGCCGAGGTGGTCGACTGGCTAGAGCCGGTTCACAACCTGAAGGCGACGGAGTGA
- a CDS encoding NmrA family NAD(P)-binding protein, with protein MTVLVTGATGTVGSRVVAALAAADEPVRAAARDPDAARESLDADAVVTFDFEKPETWGDALDGVDRLFLVRPPQLSRVGAITDFVDAAERVGVDTVVVLSVLGAEKNPLLPHRRIERHVEGTGLDWTFVRASFFMQNFLEEHREEVRDGVLFVPAGEGETSFVDARDVADVAAAALTEPGHAGRAYDVTCPEALTYDEVAAVFSDVLGRPVTDANPSLPEFVWETYRRGTPLGKVLVMSAIYTTARFGLAGRVTDDVRDVLGRSPVDFPTFVKDHANDFAVERSPAPSNSRN; from the coding sequence ATGACAGTTCTCGTTACCGGCGCGACGGGCACCGTCGGGTCCCGCGTCGTCGCCGCGCTCGCCGCCGCGGACGAACCGGTACGCGCGGCCGCTCGCGACCCGGATGCGGCCCGGGAGTCGCTCGACGCCGACGCGGTCGTCACGTTCGACTTCGAGAAGCCGGAGACGTGGGGCGACGCGCTCGACGGCGTCGACCGCCTGTTCCTGGTGCGACCACCGCAACTCTCCAGGGTGGGCGCCATCACCGACTTCGTCGACGCCGCGGAACGGGTCGGCGTCGATACCGTGGTCGTCCTCTCCGTGCTCGGCGCCGAGAAGAACCCGTTGCTCCCCCACCGACGGATCGAGCGCCACGTCGAGGGGACGGGCCTCGACTGGACGTTCGTCCGGGCCTCCTTTTTCATGCAGAACTTCCTCGAGGAGCACCGCGAGGAGGTGCGAGACGGCGTGTTGTTCGTCCCGGCCGGGGAGGGAGAGACGAGTTTCGTCGACGCGCGCGACGTCGCCGACGTGGCCGCCGCAGCGCTGACCGAACCCGGTCACGCCGGGCGTGCCTACGACGTCACGTGCCCCGAAGCGCTGACCTACGACGAGGTCGCCGCGGTGTTCAGCGACGTCCTGGGCCGGCCGGTGACCGACGCGAACCCGTCGCTGCCCGAGTTCGTCTGGGAGACGTACCGCCGGGGGACGCCGCTCGGCAAGGTGCTGGTGATGAGCGCCATCTACACGACGGCCCGGTTCGGCCTCGCGGGACGGGTGACCGACGACGTCCGGGACGTGCTGGGCCGGAGTCCCGTCGACTTCCCGACGTTCGTCAAAGACCACGCGAACGACTTCGCCGTCGAGCGTTCGCCCGCGCCGTCGAACTCCCGAAACTGA
- a CDS encoding acyl-CoA dehydrogenase family protein — MNFDLPDEHRMIRDSVREFCEAEIAPIAQEIEDEHRFPAEIFDQLADLDMLGVPVADEWGGLGGDQLMYALVTEELGRVSGSVGLSYAAHTSLASKPIENFGNDEQKERWLRPLATGEYLGGWALTEPGSGSDASDMETTAERSSATSHSEGDETTAGREGGEYVLNGTKQFITNASVAGSILVKAVTEPGAGYDGISTFIVDPENDDGFEVTTEWDKMGLNASPTCEIQFTDCRIPADRLLGEEGEGWEQTKATLDGGRISIAALSVGLAQGAFEAALAYAKEREQFDQPIGKFDAVRDMLVAMDRKIERARLLTHKAATAYDNGEDVTRISSMAKLDASEICREVAEDAVQVLGGYGYTTDFAPQRFYRDAKLMEIGEGTSEIQRMVLGRELGL, encoded by the coding sequence ATGAACTTCGACCTCCCGGACGAGCACCGGATGATCCGCGACTCCGTCCGCGAGTTCTGCGAGGCCGAGATCGCACCGATAGCCCAGGAGATCGAGGACGAACACCGGTTTCCTGCGGAGATATTCGACCAGCTCGCCGACCTGGATATGCTCGGGGTCCCCGTCGCGGACGAGTGGGGCGGCCTCGGCGGCGACCAGCTGATGTACGCGCTCGTGACGGAGGAACTCGGGCGGGTGTCCGGGAGCGTCGGCCTCTCCTACGCGGCGCACACGTCGCTGGCGTCGAAGCCCATCGAGAACTTCGGGAACGACGAACAGAAAGAACGCTGGCTCCGGCCGCTGGCGACGGGTGAGTACCTCGGCGGCTGGGCGCTCACCGAACCGGGGAGCGGGAGCGACGCCAGCGACATGGAGACTACCGCTGAGCGGAGCTCAGCGACGTCTCACTCCGAAGGAGATGAGACGACCGCCGGGCGCGAGGGCGGCGAGTACGTCCTGAACGGGACCAAGCAGTTCATCACCAACGCCTCCGTCGCGGGCTCGATCCTCGTGAAGGCCGTCACGGAACCCGGCGCGGGCTACGACGGCATCTCCACGTTTATCGTCGACCCCGAGAACGACGACGGCTTCGAGGTGACGACGGAGTGGGACAAGATGGGGCTCAACGCCTCGCCGACCTGCGAGATACAGTTCACCGACTGCCGAATTCCCGCGGACCGACTGCTCGGCGAGGAGGGCGAGGGCTGGGAGCAGACGAAGGCGACGCTCGACGGCGGTCGCATCTCCATCGCCGCGCTCTCCGTGGGGCTTGCCCAGGGCGCCTTCGAGGCGGCGCTCGCGTACGCGAAGGAGCGCGAACAGTTCGACCAGCCGATCGGGAAGTTCGACGCCGTCCGCGACATGCTCGTGGCGATGGACCGGAAGATCGAACGGGCGCGGCTGCTGACGCACAAGGCCGCGACGGCGTACGATAACGGCGAGGACGTGACCCGGATCTCCTCGATGGCGAAACTGGACGCAAGCGAGATCTGTCGTGAGGTCGCCGAGGACGCCGTCCAGGTGCTCGGCGGCTACGGCTACACCACCGACTTCGCGCCCCAGCGGTTCTACCGGGACGCCAAACTCATGGAGATCGGCGAAGGAACTAGCGAGATACAGCGGATGGTGCTGGGGCGGGAACTGGGGCTGTAG
- a CDS encoding SRPBCC family protein has translation MPVYERSTHVDAPLEDVWEFHSSGDGLEALTPDWLHLRIEEATGPDGQPDPDVLEKGATIVSSVRPFGVGPRQRWTSVIVDRRERDGHALFRDEMVDGPFASWEHTHRFSAEGEGTLVHDRVEYELLGGPVGRVVDPFAVVGFEPMFRYRHRRTRELLG, from the coding sequence ATGCCCGTGTACGAGCGGTCCACGCACGTCGACGCGCCGCTCGAAGACGTCTGGGAGTTTCACTCCAGTGGGGACGGCCTCGAGGCCCTGACCCCCGACTGGCTGCACCTCCGGATCGAGGAGGCGACAGGCCCGGACGGTCAGCCGGACCCTGACGTGCTGGAGAAGGGGGCAACTATCGTCTCCTCGGTGCGGCCGTTCGGCGTCGGCCCGCGCCAGCGCTGGACCTCGGTGATCGTCGACCGGCGCGAACGCGACGGACACGCGCTCTTCCGCGACGAGATGGTCGACGGTCCCTTCGCGTCCTGGGAGCACACCCACCGCTTCTCCGCCGAGGGCGAGGGGACGCTAGTCCACGACCGCGTCGAGTACGAACTCCTCGGCGGTCCGGTCGGTCGCGTCGTCGACCCCTTCGCGGTCGTCGGCTTCGAACCGATGTTCCGATACCGGCACCGCCGGACGCGGGAACTCCTCGGCTAG
- a CDS encoding endonuclease III domain-containing protein: protein MTDDPEPTENISGGASGSGVAAEFEPAEAATRAEEIVDRLGQLYWTKTYGGRDAFECLVRTILSQNTSDVASQPAHDALMDRYAPDNEAHDDDPDLAVALADAEQTHLAETISSAGLYNQKSARIIEIAELVVEEYGSAAGFDTFVREGDPEEVRDTLLEMTGVGPKTADCVLLFAGGQPGVFPVDTHVHRIARRLGVAPADADHEGVREALEATVPGEKCGFGHTAMIQFGREYCTARKPACLDGPDACPIEDLCDQVGVYPVDGDVVDPSEAPEAD, encoded by the coding sequence ATGACCGACGACCCGGAGCCGACGGAGAACATCAGCGGCGGCGCGTCGGGCAGCGGGGTCGCGGCCGAGTTCGAACCCGCCGAGGCCGCGACGCGCGCGGAGGAAATCGTCGACAGGCTGGGCCAGCTGTACTGGACCAAGACCTACGGCGGCCGGGACGCCTTCGAGTGTCTCGTCCGGACGATCCTCAGCCAGAACACCTCCGACGTGGCGAGCCAGCCGGCTCACGACGCCTTGATGGACAGGTATGCACCGGACAACGAAGCGCACGATGACGACCCCGACCTGGCCGTCGCGCTGGCCGACGCGGAGCAGACACACCTCGCCGAGACCATCTCGTCGGCGGGGCTGTACAACCAGAAGTCCGCCCGGATCATCGAAATCGCCGAACTCGTCGTCGAGGAGTACGGGTCGGCCGCAGGGTTCGACACATTCGTCCGCGAGGGCGACCCGGAGGAGGTGCGGGACACGCTGCTGGAGATGACCGGCGTCGGCCCGAAGACGGCCGACTGCGTCCTGCTGTTCGCCGGCGGCCAGCCAGGCGTCTTTCCCGTCGACACCCACGTCCACCGCATCGCCCGACGGCTTGGCGTCGCGCCAGCCGACGCGGACCACGAGGGCGTCCGCGAGGCGCTGGAAGCGACAGTCCCGGGCGAGAAGTGCGGCTTCGGTCACACCGCGATGATCCAGTTCGGGCGCGAGTACTGCACCGCCCGGAAGCCGGCGTGTCTCGACGGCCCGGACGCCTGTCCCATCGAGGACCTGTGCGACCAGGTCGGCGTCTACCCCGTGGACGGCGACGTCGTCGACCCGAGCGAGGCGCCGGAGGCCGACTGA
- a CDS encoding RIO1 family regulatory kinase/ATPase domain-containing protein produces the protein MAFRRFLRGRVPWETLEGVVAEVARRYDQPGVRVEFLEADNWLSTPMVVDDEWFVKVVTEQNSVVHALLTAGRNLGAFSSGREGFFEHFGTPYEMAEHELEATRKMREIGVNAPEPVEAFEYDGVGVLVLEYLPEFETLEELDPDVVAEHAPTVFDFLHRMHEAGLAHGDFRGENVLVSGGDLYFIDATNVRDEAIEDARSYDLACALGALEPLVGARVAVPAAAAHYDSAALLSAEEFLDFVNIRPDHDFDAAALKGEIEKVATA, from the coding sequence ATGGCGTTTCGCCGATTCCTCCGCGGTCGCGTCCCCTGGGAGACACTGGAGGGGGTCGTGGCCGAGGTCGCGCGCCGGTACGACCAGCCCGGGGTCCGTGTCGAGTTCCTGGAGGCGGACAACTGGCTGTCGACGCCGATGGTGGTCGACGACGAGTGGTTCGTCAAGGTGGTCACCGAGCAGAACTCCGTCGTCCACGCACTGTTGACGGCCGGCCGGAACCTGGGGGCGTTTTCCTCCGGGCGCGAGGGCTTTTTCGAGCACTTCGGGACGCCGTACGAGATGGCCGAACACGAACTCGAAGCGACGCGGAAGATGCGCGAGATCGGCGTCAACGCGCCCGAACCGGTCGAGGCCTTCGAGTACGACGGCGTCGGCGTTCTGGTGCTGGAGTACCTGCCCGAGTTCGAGACGCTGGAGGAACTGGACCCCGACGTCGTCGCCGAGCACGCGCCGACGGTGTTCGACTTCCTCCACCGGATGCACGAGGCCGGCCTCGCCCACGGCGACTTCCGCGGCGAGAACGTGCTCGTCTCCGGCGGCGACCTCTACTTCATCGACGCGACGAACGTCCGGGACGAGGCCATCGAGGACGCCCGGTCCTACGACCTGGCCTGCGCGCTCGGGGCCCTCGAACCACTGGTCGGCGCCCGCGTCGCCGTTCCCGCAGCGGCGGCTCACTACGACTCGGCGGCGCTGCTCTCGGCCGAGGAGTTCCTCGACTTCGTCAACATCCGCCCGGACCACGACTTCGACGCCGCGGCGCTCAAGGGCGAAATCGAAAAGGTAGCGACTGCGTGA
- a CDS encoding NAD(P)/FAD-dependent oxidoreductase, translating into MTDVLIVGGGPAGLSAALFTAKNDLDTVVFDTDETWMHKAHLFNYLGIESEDGTQFVEDARAQAEGFGADLHEAKVTDVAASDDGFTVSTDDGEHEAPYLVLATGAKRDLAESLGCAFTDEDVVDVDVDMETSVADAYATGAMVRAEEWQAVIAAGDGAAAALNILSKEKGEHFHDFDVPADAE; encoded by the coding sequence ATGACAGACGTCCTGATCGTCGGCGGCGGCCCCGCTGGCCTGAGCGCCGCGCTGTTCACCGCGAAGAACGACCTCGACACCGTCGTCTTCGACACGGACGAGACGTGGATGCACAAGGCGCACCTGTTCAACTACCTCGGCATCGAGAGCGAGGACGGGACGCAGTTCGTGGAGGACGCTCGAGCCCAGGCCGAGGGCTTCGGCGCCGACCTCCACGAAGCGAAGGTCACCGACGTCGCCGCGAGCGACGACGGCTTCACTGTCTCGACCGACGACGGCGAGCACGAAGCGCCGTACCTCGTCCTCGCGACCGGTGCCAAGCGCGATCTCGCGGAGAGTCTGGGCTGTGCGTTCACCGACGAGGACGTCGTCGACGTCGACGTGGACATGGAGACCTCCGTCGCGGACGCCTACGCCACCGGCGCGATGGTCCGGGCCGAGGAGTGGCAGGCGGTCATCGCCGCCGGTGACGGGGCGGCCGCGGCGCTGAACATCCTCTCGAAGGAGAAGGGGGAGCACTTCCACGACTTCGACGTCCCCGCCGACGCCGAGTAA
- a CDS encoding HpcH/HpaI aldolase/citrate lyase family protein, with translation MVRRSVLISPGDQPDKLRKAATSGADAVVFDLEDGVAPDRKDVAREVVRDAIADFDADCELCVRVNPIGAGATHDLDAVLEDAAPDSVMLPKTSGPSEVRMLFRKLRNRNAPLPVIALVESAEGVLGATDIATAAPTSALVFGAEDLAGNIGATRSAEGSELAYARQHVVLAGRAAGVDLIDTHYTKYEDEAGLRDDARRGCHLGYDGKLAIHPAQIDAIHDAFRPDPERVEWARTIMTAKRDADAEDRGVFVVEGEMIDAPQIHQAERILERAGEGKRR, from the coding sequence ATGGTCCGCAGGAGCGTCCTCATCTCGCCGGGCGACCAGCCAGACAAACTCCGCAAGGCGGCGACGAGCGGCGCGGACGCGGTGGTGTTCGACCTCGAAGACGGCGTCGCCCCAGACCGGAAAGACGTCGCACGCGAGGTCGTCCGGGACGCCATCGCCGACTTCGACGCCGACTGCGAGCTGTGTGTGAGGGTCAATCCCATCGGCGCTGGAGCGACCCACGACCTCGACGCCGTGCTCGAGGACGCGGCGCCCGACAGCGTGATGCTCCCCAAGACGTCGGGCCCGAGCGAGGTCAGGATGCTGTTCCGAAAGCTCCGGAACCGCAACGCGCCGCTGCCCGTCATCGCGCTCGTCGAATCCGCCGAGGGCGTCCTGGGCGCGACCGACATCGCGACCGCCGCACCCACGTCAGCGCTTGTCTTCGGCGCCGAAGACCTCGCCGGCAACATCGGCGCGACGCGGTCGGCCGAGGGGTCGGAACTGGCCTACGCCCGCCAGCACGTGGTCCTGGCCGGTCGGGCCGCGGGCGTCGACCTGATCGACACGCACTACACAAAATACGAGGACGAAGCGGGGCTCCGGGACGACGCCCGCCGGGGCTGTCACCTGGGATACGACGGGAAACTCGCCATCCACCCGGCACAGATCGACGCGATCCACGACGCGTTCAGGCCGGACCCGGAACGGGTCGAGTGGGCCCGGACCATCATGACGGCGAAGCGGGACGCCGACGCCGAGGACCGGGGCGTGTTCGTCGTCGAGGGAGAGATGATCGACGCGCCGCAGATCCACCAGGCCGAACGGATCCTCGAACGCGCCGGTGAAGGGAAGCGTCGCTGA